A section of the Streptomyces sp. NBC_01591 genome encodes:
- a CDS encoding ThuA domain-containing protein produces MSHRPSHSRPLRGHRFPSPLVALTALLALVVGLLVATPPRAHAAPFRVLVYSEVTNFRHDSIPAGIDAIKKLGAENGFEVEATDDSAVFNDTDLARFQAVVFNNTNSTPEKGDLLNAAERTALQKYIRAGGGWVGLHAASASERDWGWYEGLVGAIFDQHPAVQTGRVKVLDHVHPSTKGLPDLWERTEEWYNWRTNPTSKVHTLAQIKVRDGITGLDEGVDHPWSWCQNYDGGRSWFTAGGHASSAFQEEGFVQHLLGGIEWAAGAKPGDCTATRTGSFQRTALATSDLADPFELAVAPDRRVFFAQRTGKLKVIDQTTMKVSTALDFAYTPEMTSQSDGLLGLALDPGFATNNWLYLLHSDKTEKQLNLSRFTVTGNSVDPASEKRLLTIPTWRGEGRANSHMAGSLAFDKAGNLYAATGDNTDPFASDGFNPIDESPGRRAWDAQGTAGNTNDLRGKILRITPKDDGTYTVPEGNLFAPGTEKTRPEVYAMGMRNPFRITTDPLSGALLVADYGPDAKAAVADRGPEGTVEYTRITQAGNFGWPYCVGDNTPFNDYDFAAKKSGPKFDCAALVNDSPNNTGLRELPPARPATVWYAYSASAEFPELGTGGGGPMSGPVYDYDPDNAYRTKFPEYFEGKWINYELTRKWFKTFSFQQKDQTFQDPRFAAVKAGELQSVNGIFQDMQWNQPFDADFGPDGALYVIDFGLGSGTGRGGSNEGAGIYRIDYVGDGRLPDAKITADRDNGAAPLSVGFSSAGSGLPGDQPISYAWDFDGNGTTDSTDANPSYTYRTKGLFTARLTVTGPGGLTGQAVQDITVGNTRPEVTIKQPPNGGVFSFGDTIPFTVKVKDKEDGSSAPIDCSRVVVQSQLGHDTHLHPLDNYTGCAGEIVTDAGDSHGPGQNLYYGISAQYEDKGAPGAPALTGSASLTLRTAFREAEHFTATGGAHGGAVTGNRADASGGKRLTDIEDGDWIAFDPVNLKHIESVTVGAASGGIGGSVEFRAGSPTGPLLGKVSVPNTGDWGNLVSPTTALTDPGGTVKLYAVFSNPEWSGDKADLFSVDWLHFNGHGVEKRPGTKVAVTASATTGAAPLSVMLSSAVEPVAGRTIASYHWDFGDGVKADGATATHIYGRKGAYTARLTVTDDKGDTTTGSVRIDVS; encoded by the coding sequence ATGAGTCATCGCCCGTCGCACAGCCGTCCGTTACGGGGGCACCGGTTTCCGTCGCCGCTCGTCGCCCTCACCGCTCTCCTGGCGTTGGTTGTCGGCTTACTGGTGGCCACGCCGCCCCGGGCCCACGCGGCGCCCTTCCGGGTCCTGGTCTACTCCGAGGTCACCAACTTCAGGCACGACTCGATTCCGGCCGGAATCGATGCGATCAAGAAGCTCGGCGCCGAGAACGGTTTCGAGGTCGAGGCGACCGACGACTCCGCCGTCTTCAATGACACCGATCTGGCACGCTTCCAGGCCGTGGTGTTCAACAACACCAACTCCACACCGGAGAAAGGTGACTTGCTGAACGCCGCCGAGCGGACTGCCCTGCAGAAGTACATCCGTGCGGGAGGCGGCTGGGTCGGCCTGCACGCCGCGTCCGCCAGCGAGCGCGACTGGGGCTGGTACGAGGGTCTTGTCGGTGCGATCTTCGACCAGCACCCGGCCGTGCAGACCGGCCGGGTCAAGGTTCTCGACCACGTCCACCCCTCCACCAAGGGCCTTCCGGACCTCTGGGAGCGTACGGAGGAGTGGTACAACTGGCGCACCAATCCGACCTCCAAGGTCCACACCCTCGCGCAGATCAAGGTCCGGGACGGCATCACGGGGCTCGACGAGGGTGTGGACCATCCATGGTCCTGGTGCCAGAACTACGACGGCGGCCGCTCCTGGTTCACCGCCGGCGGGCACGCATCCTCGGCGTTCCAGGAGGAGGGCTTCGTCCAGCACCTGCTCGGCGGTATCGAGTGGGCCGCGGGTGCCAAGCCCGGTGACTGCACTGCGACGCGGACCGGTTCGTTCCAGCGGACCGCGCTGGCGACCAGCGACCTCGCCGATCCGTTCGAGCTGGCCGTCGCCCCCGACCGGCGGGTCTTCTTCGCGCAGCGCACCGGAAAGCTGAAGGTCATCGACCAGACGACGATGAAGGTGTCGACCGCGCTGGACTTCGCGTACACACCCGAGATGACGAGTCAGTCCGACGGACTGCTCGGTCTCGCGCTCGACCCGGGCTTCGCCACGAACAACTGGCTCTATCTGCTGCATTCCGACAAGACCGAGAAGCAGTTGAACCTCTCCCGGTTCACCGTCACCGGCAATTCGGTCGATCCCGCTTCGGAGAAGCGGCTGTTGACCATTCCGACCTGGCGGGGCGAGGGGCGGGCCAATTCCCACATGGCCGGTTCGCTCGCCTTCGACAAGGCCGGCAACCTGTACGCGGCGACCGGTGACAACACCGATCCGTTCGCCTCGGACGGCTTCAACCCGATCGACGAGAGCCCCGGCCGCCGCGCCTGGGACGCACAGGGCACCGCGGGCAACACGAACGATCTGCGCGGCAAGATTCTGCGCATCACGCCGAAGGACGACGGCACGTACACCGTTCCCGAGGGAAATCTCTTCGCACCCGGGACGGAGAAGACACGTCCGGAGGTCTACGCGATGGGGATGCGCAATCCCTTCCGGATCACCACCGATCCGCTGAGCGGCGCGCTGCTGGTCGCCGACTACGGTCCGGACGCCAAGGCGGCGGTCGCCGACCGCGGGCCCGAGGGCACGGTCGAGTACACCCGCATCACACAGGCGGGGAACTTCGGCTGGCCGTACTGCGTCGGCGACAACACCCCTTTCAACGACTACGACTTCGCGGCGAAGAAGTCCGGCCCGAAGTTCGACTGTGCGGCGCTCGTCAATGACTCGCCCAACAACACCGGGCTGCGGGAGCTGCCGCCCGCCCGGCCCGCCACCGTCTGGTACGCGTACTCGGCCTCCGCCGAGTTCCCGGAGCTCGGCACCGGAGGCGGCGGTCCGATGAGTGGCCCCGTCTACGACTACGACCCGGACAACGCCTACCGCACCAAGTTCCCGGAGTACTTCGAAGGGAAGTGGATCAATTACGAGCTGACCCGGAAGTGGTTCAAGACGTTCTCCTTCCAGCAGAAGGACCAGACGTTCCAGGATCCGCGGTTCGCTGCCGTCAAGGCCGGTGAGCTCCAGTCCGTCAACGGCATCTTCCAGGACATGCAGTGGAACCAGCCCTTCGATGCCGACTTCGGTCCCGATGGAGCGCTGTACGTCATCGACTTCGGGCTCGGCAGCGGTACGGGGCGCGGTGGCAGCAACGAAGGTGCGGGCATCTACCGGATCGACTACGTCGGTGACGGACGGCTGCCCGATGCGAAGATCACCGCGGACCGGGACAACGGAGCTGCACCACTGAGCGTCGGCTTCTCCAGCGCCGGATCCGGGCTGCCCGGCGACCAACCGATCTCGTACGCCTGGGACTTCGACGGGAACGGCACCACCGACTCGACCGATGCGAACCCCTCGTACACCTATCGCACGAAGGGGCTGTTCACCGCGCGGCTCACGGTCACCGGGCCCGGTGGGCTGACGGGGCAGGCCGTGCAGGACATCACGGTCGGCAACACCCGTCCGGAAGTGACCATCAAACAGCCGCCAAACGGCGGGGTGTTCAGCTTCGGTGACACCATCCCGTTCACCGTCAAGGTCAAGGACAAGGAGGACGGGAGCAGCGCACCGATCGACTGCTCGCGGGTGGTGGTGCAGTCACAGCTCGGTCACGACACCCATCTGCATCCGCTCGACAACTACACCGGCTGCGCCGGGGAGATCGTCACGGACGCCGGGGACAGTCATGGCCCCGGGCAGAACCTGTACTACGGCATCTCCGCCCAGTACGAGGACAAGGGCGCCCCGGGCGCACCCGCGCTCACCGGTTCCGCCTCACTCACCCTGCGTACCGCCTTCCGCGAGGCCGAGCACTTCACGGCGACCGGCGGTGCGCACGGCGGTGCGGTGACCGGGAACAGGGCCGATGCCTCGGGCGGGAAGCGGCTGACCGATATCGAGGACGGTGACTGGATCGCCTTCGACCCGGTGAACCTGAAGCACATCGAGTCGGTGACCGTCGGCGCGGCCTCCGGCGGGATCGGCGGCAGTGTCGAATTCCGGGCCGGATCGCCCACCGGCCCACTGCTCGGCAAGGTGTCCGTCCCGAACACCGGCGACTGGGGCAATCTCGTCTCGCCGACGACGGCGCTGACCGATCCCGGCGGCACCGTGAAGCTGTACGCGGTGTTCAGCAACCCGGAGTGGAGCGGCGACAAGGCCGATCTGTTCTCGGTCGACTGGCTGCACTTCAACGGTCACGGCGTCGAGAAGCGGCCGGGTACGAAGGTGGCGGTGACCGCGAGCGCGACGACCGGCGCCGCGCCGCTCT